In the genome of Magnolia sinica isolate HGM2019 chromosome 2, MsV1, whole genome shotgun sequence, one region contains:
- the LOC131237644 gene encoding uncharacterized protein LOC131237644, translating to MEIQLMNTITGFEAGINSLENPSVLSRLSPLSAIGEFSKLYSFWTWGAIILAAIATFSSILHKTKMLFLRLRDCKSVIPDTLVRFDDDPFDESCSSSSESDDEAEPSTLKGRINERSMDDEDFGVKGICSFDEDRCESSKSKWWSSSGDEWSSGGVVKFWDELGFGFENSSGLISMLDLNRGEIIRSFLAGGGQIPAICVPSPAVVMSAGVENMRQVALRVWDARVGGRVPSVVAEWQPRRRQVVGIDSGGVEKVYVSEEDRSSVVVRDMRNAGSPLEEMTECDGQTWFDADAVMVGDDSDGEGYDAVLTEDEQETSVATRCRNAVRSYLF from the coding sequence ATGGAAATACAACTCATGAATACAATCACCGGATTCGAAGCCGGCATAAACAGCTTAGAAAACCCATCTGTCCTGTCCCGCCTCTCCCCTCTCTCTGCCATCGGAGAATTCTCCAAATTGTACAGCTTCTGGACGTGGGGAGCAATAATTCTCGCCGCCATCGCTACTTTCAGCAGCATATTGCATAAGACGAAGATGTTATTCCTCAGATTGCGCGATTGCAAATCGGTCATTCCGGACACGTTGGTCCGATTCGACgatgacccatttgatgaatcTTGCTCATCTTCATCGGAGTCCGACGACGAAGCTGAGCCGTCAACGTTGAAAGGTCGGATCAATGAGAGATCGATGGACGATGAGGATTTTGGAGTAAAGGGTATCTGTAGTTTCGACGAAGATCGGTGCGAAAGCAGTAAATCGAAGTGGTGGTCCAGCAGCGGCGATGAATGGTCTTCCGGTGGTGTTGTTAAATTCTGGGATgaattaggttttggatttgagaattcgAGCGGTTTGATTTCGATGTTGGACTTGAACAGAGGAGAGATTATACGGTCGTTTTTGGCCGGAGGGGGTCAGATTCCGGCGATATGTGTGCCCTCTCCGGCTGTCGTCATGTCCGCTGGGGTGGAGAACATGCGGCAGGTAGCGCTGCGTGTTTGGGACGCGCGAGTTGGCGGGCGGGTCCCGTCGGTCGTCGCCGAGTGGCAGCCTCGCCGGAGGCAGGTTGTGGGTATCGATTCCGGTGGGGTGGAGAAGGTGTACGTGAGCGAGGAGGACCGAAGTTCGGTGGTGGTGCGGGACATGAGGAACGCTGGGTCGCCGTTAGAGGAGATGACGGAGTGCGACGGACAGACGTGGTTCGACGCGGATGCGGTGATGGTGGGTGACGACAGCGATGGTGAAGGTTATGACGCCGTTTTAACGGAGGACGAACAAGAGACGTCGGTGGCGACGCGGTGTCGAAACGCTGTACGGTCGTACCTGTTTTAG